One Vanessa cardui chromosome 4, ilVanCard2.1, whole genome shotgun sequence genomic window carries:
- the LOC124544325 gene encoding double-stranded RNA-binding protein Staufen homolog 1-like isoform X2 translates to MKTAVTVLQELMIKIGQLPNYECISQSGPQHQATFEYRCTAHGITVTGQARSKKEAKQEAARRMLMQLHTHGVQVPPPFASPPSPPPPSPPLPSDDPALEAGPSRGPCGTTGGPAVDSRSYVALLKELCEEYRLGEPEYELVSDTGPPHQRRFTMRARLRMHERQATSTTKKAARQLAAEHLYSYLRENLARLTGDFVEEEALARAHEKRSQEKRAEATLQRFAERSEPTPWRHDLGQRLSNYHLDEDRRSLGVQALKATQGCEAEKSLESVCNALGLRVERPDLPTCGLTVFRLTPTSPTLAFAGHEPTTAAATALRYLRRMLLVPASGTVC, encoded by the exons ATGAAAACAGCAGTGACGGTTTTGCAAGAGCTGATGATCAAGATAGGCCAACTGCCCAATTATGAATGCATATCTCAA tcagGTCCTCAACATCAGGCCACATTTGAATACCGGTGCACAGCACATGGGATTACAGTAACTGGACAGGCACGATCTAAAAAGGAAGCAAAGCAAGAGGCAGCTCGACGTATGCTTATGCAACTACACACGCATGGCGTCCAAGTGCCGCCGCCCTTTGCCTCGCCGCCATCGCCGCCACCCCCTTCGCCCCCCTTGCCCTCAGATGACCCTGCTCTG gaaGCTGGCCCATCACGAGGCCCCTGTGGAACTACAGGAGGCCCGGCTGTGGACTCGCGCAGCTACGTTGCGCTGCTAAAGGAACTCTGTGAGGAATACCGACTGGGCGAGCCGGAGTATGAGTTGGTTAGCGACACAGGCCCACCGCACCAGCGCCGTTTCACTATGCGTGCGCGCTTGCGCATGCACGAGCGCCAGGCCACGTCAACTACTAAGAAAGCGGCGCGACAACTTGCCGCCGAACACTTGTACTCATATCTTCGAGAAAACCTCGCAAGACTTACTGGAGATTTCGTAGAG GAAGAGGCCCTGGCTCGTGCTCATGAGAAGCGATCTCAGGAGAAGCGCGCAGAAGCAACCCTGCAGCGCTTCGCAGAGCGCTCTGAGCCCACACCCTGGCGTCATGACCTTGGCCAGCGCCTCTCCAACTATCACCTCG ATGAAGATCGTAGATCTCTGGGAGTGCAGGCATTGAAGGCTACTCAGGGCTGTGAAGCGGAGAAGTCGCTGGAGTCTGTGTGTAATGCACTAGGTCTGCGCGTGGAGCGCCCAGACTTGCCCACCTGTGGGCTGACCGTTTTTCGCTTGACGCCCACTTCGCCGACGCTCGCCTTCGCCGGCCATGAACCCACTACCGCCGCAGCCACTGCGCTGCGCTACTTGCGTCGTATGCTGTTGGTTCCTGCCTCGGGCACAGTCTGCTAA
- the LOC124544325 gene encoding uncharacterized protein LOC124544325 isoform X1 has product MKTAVTVLQELMIKIGQLPNYECISQSGPQHQATFEYRCTAHGITVTGQARSKKEAKQEAARRMLMQLHTHGVQVPPPFASPPSPPPPSPPLPSDDPALEAGPSRGPCGTTGGPAVDSRSYVALLKELCEEYRLGEPEYELVSDTGPPHQRRFTMRARLRMHERQATSTTKKAARQLAAEHLYSYLRENLARLTGDFVEEEALARAHEKRSQEKRAEATLQRFAERSEPTPWRHDLGQRLSNYHLGLLTHIDEDRRSLGVQALKATQGCEAEKSLESVCNALGLRVERPDLPTCGLTVFRLTPTSPTLAFAGHEPTTAAATALRYLRRMLLVPASGTVC; this is encoded by the exons ATGAAAACAGCAGTGACGGTTTTGCAAGAGCTGATGATCAAGATAGGCCAACTGCCCAATTATGAATGCATATCTCAA tcagGTCCTCAACATCAGGCCACATTTGAATACCGGTGCACAGCACATGGGATTACAGTAACTGGACAGGCACGATCTAAAAAGGAAGCAAAGCAAGAGGCAGCTCGACGTATGCTTATGCAACTACACACGCATGGCGTCCAAGTGCCGCCGCCCTTTGCCTCGCCGCCATCGCCGCCACCCCCTTCGCCCCCCTTGCCCTCAGATGACCCTGCTCTG gaaGCTGGCCCATCACGAGGCCCCTGTGGAACTACAGGAGGCCCGGCTGTGGACTCGCGCAGCTACGTTGCGCTGCTAAAGGAACTCTGTGAGGAATACCGACTGGGCGAGCCGGAGTATGAGTTGGTTAGCGACACAGGCCCACCGCACCAGCGCCGTTTCACTATGCGTGCGCGCTTGCGCATGCACGAGCGCCAGGCCACGTCAACTACTAAGAAAGCGGCGCGACAACTTGCCGCCGAACACTTGTACTCATATCTTCGAGAAAACCTCGCAAGACTTACTGGAGATTTCGTAGAG GAAGAGGCCCTGGCTCGTGCTCATGAGAAGCGATCTCAGGAGAAGCGCGCAGAAGCAACCCTGCAGCGCTTCGCAGAGCGCTCTGAGCCCACACCCTGGCGTCATGACCTTGGCCAGCGCCTCTCCAACTATCACCTCGGTCTGCTAACACACATTG ATGAAGATCGTAGATCTCTGGGAGTGCAGGCATTGAAGGCTACTCAGGGCTGTGAAGCGGAGAAGTCGCTGGAGTCTGTGTGTAATGCACTAGGTCTGCGCGTGGAGCGCCCAGACTTGCCCACCTGTGGGCTGACCGTTTTTCGCTTGACGCCCACTTCGCCGACGCTCGCCTTCGCCGGCCATGAACCCACTACCGCCGCAGCCACTGCGCTGCGCTACTTGCGTCGTATGCTGTTGGTTCCTGCCTCGGGCACAGTCTGCTAA